Proteins found in one Labrenzia sp. VG12 genomic segment:
- a CDS encoding HlyD family efflux transporter periplasmic adaptor subunit, translated as MAQALQHVGVDTFLESAPVDIIHERPSQRLHYRVTAPMRVTLDGATFDAVDWGLGGCRLRMPGNDLPEKGSEHTLFCTLPFQGFNITLKAEASVVRCDTSGDIAFRFTQLGERENALMQHFIEDLVRGKMTDVADTIVRIDTPVTPVPTKPDPNPVDVVPVRRWPIKQIVMTLFYFALGALVFGYVGVYIFATLFRLEVPSAVVTAERITLTAPVTGMVTNTSVRPGDTVRAGEVIATLEDTGIEADLRRAQAVLASTIAELAETETLLVEEKRKAEGYALVARNNVRQAESQLVGMELAKENALLKVERMRDLSAKGLVRADDVEAAELELESVLSDLERKKIHIEELKELIAGGDSIRLFTGNAFAGRLAEMDARVARLRAEKAHQETVAASLQAKSTTRTVTAPVSGRLIETTQVAGAAIKQGEPLYILEEVGAETVQAFLTQEEVLQVRAGTPARLYLPAEGRWIEAEVSAIDRTAGFVDEVSETYRFRAPDARSAKVELTPVGEALPLSGTPVVVYFERHRNNLVWRTTQQLLEAF; from the coding sequence GTGGCCCAGGCCTTGCAGCACGTCGGCGTCGACACTTTTTTGGAAAGCGCGCCGGTGGATATCATTCACGAAAGACCCAGCCAGAGGCTGCACTACAGAGTAACAGCGCCCATGCGCGTTACGCTGGACGGTGCGACCTTCGACGCTGTCGACTGGGGTCTTGGCGGCTGCCGTCTCAGGATGCCGGGAAATGACCTTCCCGAAAAAGGGTCGGAACACACGCTGTTCTGCACGCTCCCCTTCCAGGGTTTCAACATCACGCTAAAAGCCGAGGCATCGGTTGTCAGATGCGACACGAGTGGCGACATAGCCTTCCGCTTTACGCAGCTCGGTGAACGCGAAAACGCGTTGATGCAGCATTTCATCGAGGATCTGGTCCGGGGCAAGATGACTGATGTGGCCGACACGATCGTGCGCATCGACACACCGGTAACCCCGGTGCCGACCAAACCCGACCCCAATCCGGTTGATGTGGTGCCGGTCCGGCGCTGGCCGATCAAGCAGATCGTGATGACGCTGTTCTATTTTGCCCTTGGTGCCCTCGTGTTCGGCTATGTCGGCGTCTACATTTTCGCCACCCTGTTCCGGCTGGAAGTGCCGTCGGCCGTGGTGACCGCGGAACGGATTACACTCACTGCCCCTGTCACTGGAATGGTGACGAACACCAGCGTTCGCCCCGGGGACACTGTCCGCGCCGGTGAGGTGATCGCGACACTGGAAGATACCGGCATCGAGGCGGACCTGCGCCGGGCGCAGGCCGTGCTAGCCTCGACGATTGCCGAGCTCGCCGAAACCGAGACCCTGCTGGTTGAGGAAAAGCGCAAGGCCGAAGGCTATGCGCTGGTGGCCCGCAACAATGTCCGCCAGGCGGAATCCCAGCTCGTCGGCATGGAACTGGCCAAGGAAAACGCGCTCTTGAAGGTCGAGCGGATGCGCGACCTTTCCGCGAAAGGCCTGGTTCGTGCGGACGATGTGGAGGCTGCGGAACTCGAACTGGAATCCGTCCTCTCCGACCTGGAACGCAAGAAGATCCACATTGAGGAGCTGAAGGAACTGATTGCCGGAGGCGACAGCATTCGTCTTTTCACCGGCAACGCCTTCGCCGGGCGGCTTGCGGAAATGGACGCGCGGGTGGCTCGCCTGCGGGCGGAAAAGGCGCACCAGGAAACAGTGGCCGCCAGTCTGCAGGCCAAGTCTACGACCAGGACGGTGACCGCGCCGGTTTCCGGGCGGTTGATCGAAACCACACAGGTTGCGGGCGCTGCCATCAAGCAGGGTGAGCCGCTTTATATTCTCGAAGAAGTCGGTGCTGAAACGGTGCAGGCCTTCCTGACCCAGGAAGAAGTGCTGCAGGTGCGGGCCGGCACCCCCGCCCGGCTATATCTTCCGGCAGAGGGACGCTGGATCGAAGCCGAAGTCAGCGCCATCGACCGGACAGCCGGTTTTGTCGACGAAGTGTCCGAGACCTACCGCTTCCGGGCGCCCGATGCCCGGTCGGCCAAGGTTGAGCTGACACCCGTGGGTGAAGCCCTGCCGCTGAGCGGCACACCGGTCGTGGTCTATTTCGAACGCCACCGGAACAACCTTGTCTGGCGCACGACCCAGCAGCTTCTGGAGGCCTTCTGA
- a CDS encoding DUF4114 domain-containing protein has protein sequence MASLPATRPVIGTNEDNVLNGTRHSDVMSGRFGDDLMMGYNGNDEVWGGTGDDTLYGNNGDDTLYGSGGPNLVQITSVAIADDHPVSVVFEGETAGYRNTFGYYKVAEDGTITDVKFIWENASLQGSGGSLIQGQSREFLDVQSGDQIAFFIISNGYSRNSGYAGLDLENGTLEFQEADGTVATLNSTAPRLYHIAPDGTRTMIQTDPYHTSAYGDTVGLNPDGILHTTGVLKTDAGTITLGFEDLFNGGDRDFDDSVFTVDIGIANALLLNAHYQQQTGGTDPAPGPGNDTPVIIRSDNDILYGGDGADELHGRSGNDQLYGGNGHDDLHGGSDNDALYGGSGSDKLYGNSGDDTLYGGQQGDTLNGNNGDDVLYGESGDDTLNGGTGNDTLDGGLDDDTLIGGSGDDILIGGYGEDVLKGGAGNDQLRGGHQNDQLYGGHDDDTFFGDAGNDMMHGGRGNDTVDYTDFDVDLSISLHNKRAHGQEIGTDTLKFIDNIKSGGGDDILKGSKGVNVIDGGAGNDQIRSLQGADTLTGGDGNDTFVFRSYDLSGTDVITDFEIGIDLLDFSQLAGPLDDESFLDRLLAVADGDDTTLSVDLNGNGSYKEVCTLNDVGSQSITSLNDSNCFLF, from the coding sequence ATGGCAAGTTTGCCCGCAACACGTCCCGTGATCGGGACGAATGAAGATAACGTGCTGAATGGCACGAGACACTCAGACGTCATGTCCGGCCGCTTCGGCGATGACCTGATGATGGGCTACAACGGAAACGACGAGGTCTGGGGTGGTACCGGCGACGATACGCTCTATGGCAACAATGGTGATGACACCCTTTATGGGTCCGGTGGTCCGAACCTGGTGCAGATAACCTCTGTCGCCATTGCCGACGATCATCCGGTCTCCGTTGTCTTTGAAGGCGAAACCGCCGGGTATCGAAATACGTTCGGGTATTACAAGGTCGCCGAGGACGGCACGATCACCGACGTGAAATTCATCTGGGAGAACGCCTCGCTGCAGGGCAGCGGCGGAAGCCTCATTCAGGGTCAGTCCCGCGAATTTCTCGACGTTCAGTCCGGAGACCAGATCGCATTCTTCATCATTTCCAACGGCTACAGCCGCAATAGCGGCTATGCCGGGCTCGACCTGGAAAACGGAACCCTGGAGTTTCAGGAGGCTGACGGAACTGTCGCAACCCTGAACAGCACCGCCCCGCGCCTTTATCACATTGCGCCGGATGGAACGCGAACCATGATCCAGACAGATCCCTACCACACGTCCGCCTATGGCGACACGGTCGGGCTCAACCCGGATGGCATCCTGCACACGACCGGCGTTCTGAAAACCGATGCCGGTACAATCACGCTCGGCTTCGAGGACCTGTTCAACGGCGGCGACCGGGATTTCGACGACAGCGTCTTCACCGTTGACATCGGCATCGCCAACGCGCTGCTGCTGAATGCCCATTATCAGCAGCAGACCGGCGGTACCGATCCGGCTCCCGGGCCGGGCAACGACACGCCGGTGATCATCCGAAGCGATAATGACATTCTTTACGGAGGAGACGGCGCGGATGAACTGCATGGCCGGTCCGGCAATGACCAGCTCTATGGTGGCAACGGTCATGACGACCTTCACGGCGGCAGTGACAACGATGCCCTTTATGGCGGGTCGGGCTCGGACAAGCTCTACGGCAATTCCGGAGACGATACGCTTTATGGCGGCCAGCAGGGTGACACGCTCAACGGCAACAACGGCGATGATGTCCTCTACGGCGAAAGCGGTGACGACACGCTGAACGGTGGCACCGGCAACGACACCCTGGATGGCGGCCTGGATGACGACACGCTGATCGGAGGATCCGGCGACGACATCCTTATCGGCGGTTACGGCGAAGATGTGCTGAAGGGCGGCGCCGGCAACGACCAGCTGCGCGGTGGGCATCAGAATGACCAGCTTTATGGCGGCCATGATGACGACACCTTCTTTGGTGACGCCGGCAACGACATGATGCATGGCGGCCGGGGCAACGACACGGTCGACTACACCGACTTCGATGTCGACCTGTCGATCTCACTGCACAACAAGCGGGCGCATGGACAGGAAATCGGAACCGATACGCTGAAATTCATCGACAACATCAAGTCCGGTGGCGGCGATGACATCCTGAAGGGATCGAAAGGTGTCAATGTCATTGACGGCGGTGCCGGTAACGATCAGATCCGAAGCCTGCAGGGCGCCGACACGCTCACTGGAGGCGATGGAAACGACACGTTCGTTTTCCGCAGCTACGACCTGTCGGGGACCGATGTCATTACCGATTTCGAGATCGGGATCGACCTGCTCGACTTCAGCCAACTGGCCGGACCACTGGATGACGAGAGCTTTCTCGATCGTCTCCTGGCGGTTGCCGATGGAGATGACACCACACTGTCGGTCGATCTCAATGGCAACGGTTCCTACAAGGAAGTCTGCACGCTGAACGATGTCGGCTCCCAGAGCATCACGTCGCTCAACGACAGCAACTGCTTCCTCTTCTGA
- a CDS encoding DUF4198 domain-containing protein, with product MSLRKFGLGALCAATLLNPLAAQAHFLLAYTPEVNLEKAGDLPLKLIFWHPFENGHVMDMESPLEFYAVHRGERYDLKDTLKPITFTGRQNEAAAFDAILPVKRSGDYVLVVEPAPYYEESEDIYIQQITKSYVNRNEIPTDWMEPQGLATEILPLNRPTNIVAGSTFTGRVLAEGKPVAGAEIEIEYMAAEPDMAANKPTEAKASPMPGGAVVAISDANGYFTFGIPKAGFWGFAALGAGPQKEHAGKELSQDAVIWVRAYDVE from the coding sequence ATGTCACTTCGCAAGTTCGGCCTTGGAGCCCTTTGCGCAGCAACCTTGCTAAATCCCCTCGCGGCCCAGGCCCATTTTCTTCTGGCCTATACGCCGGAGGTCAACCTGGAAAAGGCCGGCGACCTGCCGCTGAAACTCATCTTCTGGCATCCGTTTGAAAACGGCCATGTCATGGACATGGAGAGCCCGCTCGAATTTTATGCCGTGCATCGCGGTGAGCGATACGACCTGAAAGACACGCTCAAGCCGATCACCTTCACCGGGCGCCAGAACGAGGCGGCGGCCTTTGACGCGATCCTGCCGGTGAAACGCAGCGGCGACTATGTGCTCGTCGTCGAGCCGGCTCCCTATTACGAAGAGAGCGAAGACATCTACATCCAGCAGATCACCAAGTCCTACGTGAACCGGAACGAGATTCCGACCGACTGGATGGAGCCACAGGGGCTTGCGACCGAAATCCTGCCGCTGAACCGCCCGACCAACATCGTTGCCGGTTCGACCTTCACCGGCCGCGTTCTGGCCGAAGGCAAGCCGGTTGCCGGAGCCGAGATCGAAATCGAATACATGGCGGCCGAACCGGACATGGCCGCGAACAAGCCGACCGAAGCGAAGGCCTCTCCGATGCCCGGCGGCGCCGTCGTCGCGATCTCCGATGCAAACGGCTACTTTACCTTCGGCATCCCGAAGGCCGGTTTCTGGGGGTTCGCAGCACTTGGTGCCGGCCCTCAAAAGGAACATGCGGGCAAGGAACTCAGCCAGGATGCGGTCATCTGGGTCCGCGCCTACGACGTCGAATAG
- the cbiM gene encoding cobalt transporter CbiM — MHIVDGALSTEVVLAGSVLAVGGVAVGLRRLPMEKIPAAGVLSATFFVASLIHVPIGPSSVHLILNGLAGLVLGWAAFPALFVGLLLQAVFFGFGGVTVLGVNTLNIALPAVAVYYICRHGLTSRSDVAAAIWGGIGGALSIVLTTGMVGLSLAFSGEAFVPAAKLVLVTHMPVMAIEGLLTGFAVYLARKVKPELFAGFEASSGGAR; from the coding sequence ATGCATATTGTCGACGGCGCCTTGTCGACCGAAGTCGTCCTTGCCGGGTCGGTCCTGGCCGTGGGCGGTGTCGCTGTCGGGCTGCGCAGGCTGCCCATGGAGAAGATCCCGGCGGCGGGTGTTCTCAGCGCGACCTTCTTCGTGGCCTCGCTCATCCATGTGCCGATCGGTCCGTCCAGCGTCCACCTGATCCTGAATGGCCTGGCCGGGCTTGTGCTCGGCTGGGCCGCCTTTCCCGCGCTTTTTGTCGGGTTGCTGCTGCAGGCCGTGTTCTTCGGTTTCGGCGGTGTCACGGTGCTCGGCGTGAACACGCTGAACATCGCCCTGCCGGCGGTTGCGGTTTATTACATCTGCCGCCACGGGCTCACGTCCAGGTCGGACGTGGCAGCCGCGATCTGGGGCGGCATCGGCGGAGCGCTCTCCATCGTGCTGACCACCGGGATGGTCGGCCTCTCGCTGGCCTTCAGCGGCGAGGCGTTTGTTCCGGCCGCCAAGCTGGTCCTTGTCACCCACATGCCGGTCATGGCGATCGAGGGCCTTTTGACGGGCTTCGCGGTCTATCTGGCCCGCAAGGTCAAGCCGGAGCTGTTCGCCGGGTTTGAAGCATCTTCTGGAGGGGCGCGATGA
- the cbiQ gene encoding cobalt ECF transporter T component CbiQ: protein MGHLVSFGPRVLISADSARSSRTLDGLDPRSRVLAAICFAIVIVSLKSLPVLALGFGLSIAVLLATRLPLKATLRRMAAMDGFILVMLALLPFTVPGTPLFSVFGFGFSMEGLLRAVEIALKANAVILMLMVLVGTLEPVTLGHALHRLKTPETLVHLLMFTVRYISVLHQEYLRLRSAMKVRSFWLRNSLHTYKSIGYLVGMMLVRSIDRSERILSAMKCRGFNGTIPLLDAMRFTGRDAWFAGLVLMAVATLLVLEWKIGASY, encoded by the coding sequence ATGGGGCATCTCGTCTCTTTCGGACCAAGGGTCCTGATCAGCGCCGACAGCGCCAGATCCAGCCGCACGCTCGACGGACTGGATCCGAGAAGCCGCGTCCTGGCCGCGATCTGTTTCGCCATTGTCATTGTCAGCCTGAAAAGCCTGCCGGTGCTGGCGCTCGGCTTCGGCCTGTCCATTGCGGTGCTGCTGGCAACGCGCCTTCCGCTGAAGGCGACCCTGCGCCGCATGGCGGCGATGGACGGTTTCATCCTGGTCATGCTTGCGCTCCTGCCCTTCACCGTTCCGGGAACACCGCTGTTCTCTGTGTTCGGCTTCGGCTTTTCAATGGAAGGGCTATTGCGTGCGGTCGAGATCGCCCTGAAGGCGAATGCCGTCATCCTGATGCTGATGGTGCTGGTGGGCACCCTCGAGCCGGTCACGCTCGGGCATGCGCTGCACCGGTTGAAGACCCCGGAAACGCTGGTGCATCTTCTGATGTTCACGGTGCGCTATATCAGCGTTCTGCATCAGGAATACCTGCGCCTGCGCAGCGCCATGAAGGTGCGCTCCTTCTGGCTGCGCAACTCGCTGCACACCTACAAGTCGATCGGCTATCTCGTCGGCATGATGCTGGTGCGGTCCATCGACCGGTCGGAGCGCATTCTCTCGGCCATGAAATGTCGCGGGTTCAACGGGACGATCCCCCTTCTTGACGCGATGCGGTTCACCGGTCGTGATGCCTGGTTTGCGGGTCTTGTCCTGATGGCGGTGGCGACGCTGCTTGTTCTGGAGTGGAAGATTGGCGCCTCTTATTGA
- a CDS encoding leucine zipper domain-containing protein yields MNMHKNARLTPLGRERLVRLMQCGHTPESALRLAGVCPRTAQKWLRRYEQEGLPGLQDRSSRPSCRLSSCMLANLAPMAPWQSLFRRLRQLRAIPQGRFTRMPSSRRSARVPSRPRKSASCDTMIMAWGRPCRISINRASFFSSRALVGSSRSRTSGAIASTVARLTSRFSPPESL; encoded by the coding sequence ATGAACATGCATAAGAATGCCCGATTGACGCCGCTGGGTCGAGAACGTCTTGTCCGTTTGATGCAGTGCGGGCACACGCCGGAAAGCGCCCTTCGACTCGCAGGCGTGTGCCCGCGAACCGCTCAAAAATGGCTTCGCCGCTATGAACAAGAGGGCTTGCCCGGTCTTCAGGATCGATCCTCCCGGCCATCTTGCCGGCTCTCTTCCTGCATGCTCGCGAACTTGGCCCCGATGGCACCCTGGCAGTCTCTCTTTCGAAGGCTCCGGCAGCTGCGCGCCATCCCTCAGGGCCGGTTCACCAGAATGCCGTCCTCAAGGCGTTCGGCGCGCGTGCCGAGCCGTCCACGGAAATCCGCATCGTGTGACACGATGATCATGGCCTGGGGCAGGCCTTGCAGGATCTCGATCAACCGCGCCTCGTTCTTTTCATCAAGGGCGTTGGTCGGCTCGTCCAGGAGCAGGACATCCGGCGCCATCGCCAGCACCGTGGCAAGGCTCACCAGCCGCTTTTCACCACCGGAGAGCTTGTAG